Part of the Myxococcus fulvus genome, CGACGGGGTGAGTTCGTGGGCTGGGCGGGGGGCCGGCCGTGCTAGACAAGACGGCCTCATGGCACGCACGTTCCAGGTAGGCGACACCTTCACGCATGTCCGCGAGTGCGACCTGTACCGGCCGATCTACTACGCGGGCGCATCCGGGGACTTCAATCCCATCCACATCGACCCGGAGGTCGGCAAGGTGGCCGGCCTGGGCGGCGTCATCCTCCAGGGGTTGTGCACCCTGGGCTGGGCGGTGGAGGCCGTGGCGGTCTTCGTGGGAGACCCGGGCAGCATCCGCCGGGTGAAGGTGCGCTTCTCGCGCCCCGTGCGTCCGGAGGACACCGTGACGTTCGAGGGCAAGGTGACAGCCATCGAGGGCGACCGGATGGTCACCGAAGTCACCGCCACCAATCAGCGCGGCGAGGCCGTCCTCAAGGGCGCCGTCGTCGAAGCCTCCCTGGGATAGACAACCATGGCCATCGACAAGCGCTTCATCGGCCGGGAATACGGCCCGTACTCGTACACGATTGGCGCGGAGAAGCTGCGCGAGTTCGCGCTGGCGCTCGGCGGCGCGCACCCGTCCGCGGGCACGTTGGGCGAGGCTCCCGCGCACGTCAGTCCCCTCCTCCACGACGCGCAGGCCGCGAAGGCCGGGCCGTATGGAGACTTGATTGCGTTCCCAAGCTTCGCCGTCGTCTTCGCC contains:
- a CDS encoding MaoC family dehydratase, with translation MARTFQVGDTFTHVRECDLYRPIYYAGASGDFNPIHIDPEVGKVAGLGGVILQGLCTLGWAVEAVAVFVGDPGSIRRVKVRFSRPVRPEDTVTFEGKVTAIEGDRMVTEVTATNQRGEAVLKGAVVEASLG